Proteins from one Cryptomeria japonica chromosome 4, Sugi_1.0, whole genome shotgun sequence genomic window:
- the LOC131063624 gene encoding small ribosomal subunit protein cS23 produces MAKMMSSLTLGRSPSTPSFYRPSSSYSSSSVPAIVRFKPTSHAFAKSSCVYKNGFVCARADKKKWMIPKAGEMEGESEEIETEAETETEGESESEVEVTGSRKKAKFMIRIPKKQRLVLKFIWMEKNIGLALDQLIPGHGTVPLSPYYFWPRKDAWEELKAALESKPWISPKRTIILLNQATDIINLWQQSGSNI; encoded by the exons ATGGCGAAGATGATGTCAAGTCTAACGTTGGGCCGCTCTCCATCCACACCATCTTTCTACAGACCCTCTTCATCATACTCTTCTTCTTCTGTGCCAGCCATTGTTCGATTTAAACCCACCAGCCATGCTTTTGCAAAATCAAGCTGTGTATACAAAAATGGATTTGTGTGTGCTCGGGCAGACAAGAAGAAATGGATGATTCCCAAAGCAGGGGAGATGGAGGGAGAGTCGGAGGAGATAGAGACTGAAGCAGAAACTGAAACTGAAGGTGAATCTGAGTCCGAAGTCGAAGTCACCGGCTCAAGAAAG AAAGCTAAGTTCATGATCAGGATTCCAAAGAAACAGAGGCTGGTTTTGAAATTCATCTGGATGGAAAAGAACATAGGTCTTGCTTTAGATCAGCTCATTCCAGGGCATGGGACTGTTCCCTTGAGTCCTTATTACTTCTGGCCTAGGAAGGATGCCTGGGAAGAGCTTAAAGCAGCATTAGAGAGTAAACCTTGGATATCTCCAAAGCGCACCATAATCCTTCTTAATCAGGCAACTGATATAATTAATCTATGGCAACAAAGTGGAAGCAACATATAA